One part of the Paroedura picta isolate Pp20150507F chromosome 5, Ppicta_v3.0, whole genome shotgun sequence genome encodes these proteins:
- the SESN2 gene encoding sestrin-2 isoform X3, with amino-acid sequence MIVADPEGCAGSRVEGYLPCENCGPLNGKKDRGIKIPRQLGRGPSSFIPLEEILQEGAESARRRLFIEAFVSTGRVDNITMVMGLHPEYLTSFWKTQYLLLRMDGPLPYHKRHYIAIMAAARHQCSYLVGFHMGEFLQVGGDPQWLRGLQYAPQKLRNLNEINKILAHRPWLITKEHIKALLKTGDNSWSLAELIQALVLLTHYHSLASFVFGCGINLEIDQDGGHAFRSPSPHSCDSSPASEDGVSTSSGTDAMEEVEVLMERMKLLQECQLEEEAVTQEEMETRFEMEKTENLLVTTSVDIAEHSLPPNVLCFVEDPEFGYKDFTRRGEQTPPTFRAQDYTWEDHGYSLINRLYPDVGQLLDEKFQVVYNLTYNTIAMHSGVDTSMLRRAIWNYVHCVFGIRYDDYDYREVNQLLERSLKIYIKTVACYPEKTTRRMYTQFWRHFKHSEKVHINLLLLEARMQAALLYALRAITRYMT; translated from the exons gaCAGAGGTATAAAAATCCCCCGTCAGCTGGGAAGAGGCCCAAGCTCCTTCATCCCCCTTGAAGAG ATCCTGCAGGAAGGAGCAGAGAGTGCCCGGCGTCGCCTCTTCATTGAGGCCTTCGTTTCGACGGGCAGGGTGGATAACATTACCATGGTGATGGGCCTGCACCCAGAATACCTCACCAGCTTCTGGAAGACGCAGTACCTCCTCCTGCGGATGGACGGCCCGCTGCCCTATCACAAGCGCCACTACATCGCCATCATG GCTGCTGCAAGACACCAGTGCTCCTACCTGGTTGGCTTCCACATGGGGGAGTTCCTCCAGGTGGGCGGGGACCCACAGTGGCTGCGAGGTTTGCAGTATGCCCCGCAGAAGCTGAGGAACCTCAACGAGATCAACAAGATCCTGGCTCACCGGCCATGGCTGATCACCAAGGAACACATCAAG GCACTCCTGAAGACAGGCGACAACAGCTGGTCCCTTGCAGAACTCATCCAAGCGCTGGTGCTCCTGACGCATTACCACTCGCTGGCTTCCTTCGTGTTTGGCTGTGGCATCAATCTGGAGATTGACCAGGATGGGGGCCACGCCTTCCGTTCCCCCTCGCCACACAGCTGTGATAGCAGTCCAGCCTCTGAGGATGGGGTCAGCACTTCCAGT GGCACAGATGCCATGGAGGAGGTGGAGGTGTTGATGGAGAGGATGAAACTGCTTCAGGAGTGCCAGCTGGAAGAAGAAGCGGTCACCCAGGAGGAGATGGAGACACGCTTTGAGATGGAGAAAACGGAAAATTTGCTTGTTACTACCTCAG TAGATATTGCTGAACACTCCCTGCCTCCCAACGTCCTGTGCTTTGTGGAAGACCCAGAGTTTGGATACAAGGATTTCACAAGGAGAGGAGAGCAGACCCCACCTACGTTCCGAGCCCAG gaCTACACCTGGGAAGACCATGGCTATTCCCTCATCAATCGCTTGTATCCTGATGTGGGGCAGCTGCTAGATGAGAAGTTCCAGGTAGTTTACAACCTGACATACAACACGATAGCCATGCATAGCGGTGTGGACACTTCTATGCTCCGGAGAGCTATCTGGAATTATGTTCACTGCGTCTTTGGCATTCG GTATGATGATTATGACTACAGGGAAGTGAACCAGCTCCTGGAACGCAGCTTGAAGATTTACATAAAAACAGTAGCCTGCTACCCAGAGAAGACCACCCGGAGAATGTACACGCAATTCTGGAGACATTTCAAGCACTCCGAGAAG GTACACATCAATCTACTTCTCCTGGAAGCCCGCATGCAGGCCGCCCTGCTCTATGCCCTGCGTGCCATCACCCGCTACATGACTTGA